A genome region from Calliopsis andreniformis isolate RMS-2024a chromosome 2, iyCalAndr_principal, whole genome shotgun sequence includes the following:
- the LOC143187550 gene encoding uncharacterized protein LOC143187550 isoform X3, with amino-acid sequence MQQPQSRPLLGDSVSSTTSPTARRNNPVAVLTHQQLQQLQQLQAQNSSGQSLTFALQQTSNNPQDQGNGSTTGNHIVYVNQLNHLNQGTINPSGTGMGLPPATPTFGVGLNMGLPLSLLNTSLTSLTSNVITTSNPLLNLGLPSINTGLTTINPSLNHLNAINSNLTSNIGSNSINNGLPGLGQDLNNINTGINRLNTLNSTSINSGLSSVNTGITNVNPNLTSLNSNINQNLTNLSTNFTSSSSGVSGLTTINPNINASLNTTSINSGVNQGLNRPANTLTTGLAQTSLNSNSTQFPFQAIQSIQSIAPHIVGSNIAHVPSSAISQHPNSNVSTISQITNTGTLTSSTIFTSTSSESVHTTTANVNHASNVNLTTNIPHLGTMHSNLSNVSTSNVQHITASNEPNMSLSHTSSLSSSQSTGFQPQRQYSQGINPGLSSSVTLTGSSQPSNVVSTINTVKSMQNIQSQNISSPSSPFSIPLKSPASNIAPPTPSPSPNRLLLRSPASNSMQSNRNSPSPVGTSASNNNFNIQMQSPMQSPMSVSQIQSPVLSPYPPAKSPHLLSGNNSLNNRSPAPGGSPGPPVVRPNTPILQQGMQVLQIIHGTPHQGYQSTPTQLVTRTHLFGNQQIQIATTKPAKQPPQILPKPPNQQATGSQQKQQRVTTTITNQVTQQTQPQLVLAGPQPNPTTATMIPTAQGLLLNQVLPSTGPVIVQQQPGGVQLILRTPASAQQQTHTAQLTQQQLVRVVTAQGALMQGITPTFFAVPNGFPPTASPVIRHTPSSPAPSANSGTSNSIVIQNAMVQSPQSQISQVGSATNTGNTPCTQTVVEQTLLPPPKKKAKKKKKAKRKDDEPPKLDLASIMKISGIGDDDDIFDTDLTTESDVSCQVQVEPSSGQNLGQLSSQVTIPTSSAQNLIQVPAPNTTNIQTSVSQTLNSQLVAQLQMPVQNTTIQGQLRFALGEDGRVVLHRTLDPNQPEMDQATAQALIRSLTQGGGQNSAIISHLLGQVQTTTQSTQSTVLQRQKFVKSPLSSSVSTVTTTASAAGLQSVTCATSPQNVQVCSKSNNQQKSVNVPQETNPVLNVCVQSNLGSLQTLDMQTSKNINVNLIPTPKPIQSPNSSLPQPNSNVLTTSDVLSAKSLCTTFSGSRLTNTNQATNNQQNSNVSTQKSSQVRLTNACVTTNVRQNLSKVSQSGAHVQKSLPNSLTAPTEHSLSKTNQNLPQGTPQDSITLQQEAPIYQHNQHQQITAQTVQTQNVQHVFEQNLQTSGTNVQHNSVNMLQQQSSCNTIHHDTMNVLQHSSIQQNTINVLQQNATGSVQNIEENLQSGINDIAHAQQNVITNLQQQNTSAILHNTSVQQNVNVQQQKVVAANTFSSVNAQHFETQNTANTIQQGLNTQQNNQHQNIVITNAPSSTMQQQNESQKVETQSTTMLNSAANNILNNAPKITPEILNALSNLNPNDQLLIANANGQMQVISQQLLQQFLAGQLNTTNQVQNQNQTQKIVIGEPDANNQNLQGVQINTPTSQIIVNSSGGAPTIQNNIQNIVVQAAPSQMPQHIQIQNSGFPSQFIDNLNQQQIRNLGTTNQPKKAKIVKRTKTAAAATQNTGNAQVTKTVTVSRPTLLSTNATNLQKVDNSNKPNTVVSQSTNPIKSEATQIVTNGPVLSSSPGSHLSVPSNGQMVQRVQTIQLPAQKQQLLKNIQSQIQTILARKSGSQPDQTVLTKLYQEQAKILASGKIVSTTTHSVSSGPETNFNVNPVSTVASNLISQNSYKNQTSAVQTQTQTSTTVVASQNLNPSTPATVQNNTTTTNYINNLTVSQNVQGQQPCVQSNQNVHQTHTKQHKIYQNHGNQILSPSSASMQIFSPPITSVATLQSNAQLTPIQTQQTGMQQSTQCQTDPLDIKPNIQMSSPVKQELSSPIQVQVQSGSPAGQVASPRMIGKGQQRIQSPVNTSGNSNKQTASPSSNSSPLVSPRQGVKRPASSPICRQINRSDLLEQQLKIDQNGAINPDVNTPFLSKRDACKRLVRYHCLNEQVLSSKDLAKADEIFEETAKHLLSKFNSMMNKYTYLLLMESMREVRTSELMMIDRTFVAEEQNILNRLREQEAKVNEEFKKEEKPLVPKVEPGLVEEDKLSPSLTNVSVKRELEDDFPNDEMECKPVIKSASCTSGDYDEWVEIQKELGRRKLKEHERTVNVVRIYQVRVFLGFRMQL; translated from the exons CTCAGGGACTGGTATGGGCCTACCCCCGGCCACCCCCACTTTTGGGGTGGGCCTTAACATGGGATTGCCACTATCACTTCTAAATACCAGCCTCACATCCCTTACATCTAATGTTATCACTACATCAAATCCTCTGCTCAATTTGGGCCTGCCAAGTATAAATACAGGACTAACTACGATAAATCCTAGCCTGAATCACTTGAATGCTATAAACTCCAATTTAACTTCGAATATTGGTTCAAACAGTATTAATAATGGTTTACCTGGTTTGGGACAGGatctaaataatataaatacggGAATTAATAGGCTCAATACGTTAAATTCGACAAGTATCAATTCTGGACTGTCCAGCGTTAATACTGGAATTACTAATGTAAATCCGAATTTGACGAGTTTGAACTCAAACATAAACCAGAACCTCACCAATTTAAGCACAAACTTCACTTCCTCGAGTTCTGGTGTATCTGGTTTAACTACTATCAATCCAAACATAAATGCAAGTTTAAATACTACCAGTATAAATTCTGGAGTAAACCAAGGTCTTAATCGACCTGCCAATACTTTAACAACTGGATTGGCTCAAACTAGTCTGAATTCCAACAGTACGCAATTCCCATTCCAAGCCATACAAAGTATACAAAGTATTGCACCACACATTGTTGGATCAAATATTGCACATGTACCAAGCTCTGCCATATCGCAGCACCCAAATTCAAACGTGTCTACTATTTCACAAATAACGAATACTGGTACTTTGACGAGTTCCACTATATTCACGAGCACTTCCAGCGAATCGGTTCATACGACCACAGCAAATGTGAATCACGCTTCGAACGTGAATCTCACTACAAATATTCCACATCTTGGTACAATGCACTCGAACTTATCTAATGTATCAACATCTAATGTACAGCATATAACTGCATCAAACGAGCCAAATATGTCACTGAGTCATACTTCTTCTTTAAGTTCCTCTCAATCAACTGGATTTCAACCTCAACGACAGTATTCGCAGGGAATTAACCCTGGCTTAAGTTCGTCAGTAACATTAACGGGCTCGTCTCAGCCATCAAATGTGGTCAGTACAATAAACACTGTAAAATCTATGCAAAACATTCAGAGTCAAAATATTAGTTCTCCGAGTAGTCCGTTTTCGATACCACTGAAAAGTCCAGCGTCTAATATCGCACCACCCACACCAAGCCCAAGTCCTAACAGACTATTACTTAGAAGCCCGGCGTCGAATTCAATGCAGTCTAACAGAAATAGTCCGAGCCCTGTTGGGACGTCAGCTTCGAATAACAACTTTAATATACAAATGCAAAGCCCAATGCAGAGTCCAATGAGTGTTAGCCAAATACAAAGTCCTGTACTTAGTCCATATCCTCCTGCAAAAAGTCCCCATCTCTTAAGTGGGAATAACTCTCTAAATAACAGAAGTCCAGCACCTGGTGGTAGTCCTGGACCACCTGTG GTTAGACCTAATACTCCGATACTTCAACAAGGTATGCAAGTACTGCAAATAATTCATGGTACACCACACCAGGGGTATCAGTCAACACCAACGCAACTGGTGACTAGAACACACCTTTTTGGAAATCAACAAATCCAAATAGCCACGACTAAACCTGCCAAGCAGCCGCCACAAATTTTGCCGAAACCTCCTAATCAACAGGCTACTGGATCGCAACAAAAACAACAACGTGTTACTACCACTATTACGAATCAA GTAACTCAACAAACTCAACCACAGTTAGTTCTTGCTGGACCTCAACCGAACCCTACAACAGCCACAATGATTCCAACCGCGCAAGGTCTTCTGTTAAACCAG GTTTTGCCGTCAACTGGACCAGTTATTGTACAGCAGCAACCAGGTGGTGTTCAGCTCATTCTAAGAACGCCAGCGAGCGCCCAGCAACAAACACATACTGCACAG TTAACACAGCAGCAGTTAGTAAGAGTTGTCACAGCGCAAGGAGCTTTAATGCAAGGCATTACTCCAACGTTTTTTGCAGTACCTAATGGTTTTCCTCCAACTGCTTCTCCGGTGATTAGACATACTCCGTCTAGTCCTGCACCTT CTGCTAATTCGGGGACTAGTAATTCCATAGTGATTCAAAACGCAATGGTACAAAGTCCCCAGTCACAGATTTCGCAAGTGGGTTCTGCTACTAATACTGGTAATACTCCCTGCACTCAAACTGTCGTTGAACAAACCTTACTGCCACCACCTAAGAAGAAagcgaagaaaaagaagaaggcaAAGCGGAAAGACGACGAGCCACCGAAGTTAGatcttgctagtataatgaaaaTATCAGGAATTGGGGACGATGATGATATTTTTGATACAGATCTTACAACTGAATCGGATGTCTCTTGTCAAGTTCAAGTTGAGCCGAGTTCAGGGCAAAATTTGGGACAGCTTTCGTCCCAAGTAACGATACCAACCAGTTCTGCTCAGAATCTGATACAAGTACCTGCACCGAATACAACGAATATACAAACTTCCGTGTCCCAGACACTGAATAGTCAGCTTGTTGCCCAGCTTCAAATGCCTGTGCAGAACACAACGATACAGGGCCAGTTGCGATTCGCTCTCGGGGAGGATGGAAGAGTCGTTTTGCATCGTACCCTGGACCCAAATCAACCTGAAATGGATCAAGCAACCGCTCAAGCATTGATACGTTCGCTAACGCAAGGTGGTGGACAGAATTCGGCCATTATTTCCCATCTCCTTGGACAAGTGCAAACTACGACGCAGTCTACGCAAAGTACAGTATTACAAAGACAGAAATTCGTCAAATCGCCTTTGTCATCCAGTGTTTCAACGGTTACTACCACTGCAAGTGCTGCGGGTCTTCAAAGTGTTACTTGTGCTACTAGTCCACAGAATGTGCAAGTATGCTCAAAATCAAATAATCAGCAAAAAAGTGTGAATGTTCCTCAAGAAACCAATCCTGTGTTAAACGTTTGTGTCCAAAGTAATCTTGGATCTCTACAGACATTGGATATGCAAACATCGAAAAATATTAACGTAAATCTTATACCAACGCCGAAGCCCATTCAGTCACCTAATTCTAGCCTTCCGCAACCGAACAGTAATGTTTTAACGACATCTGATGTTTTATCGGCAAAATCTTTGTGTACCACGTTCAGTGGTTCTCGGTTGACTAACACAAATCAAGCAACTAATAATCAACAAAATTCTAACGTTTCTACGCAAAAATCTAGTCAAGTGCGACTTACGAATGCTTGTGTGACTACTAACGTGCGGCAAAATTTGAGTAAAGTATCACAAAGTGGTGCTCATGTTCAAAAGTCTTTACCAAACAGTTTAACTGCGCCAACCGAGCACAGTTTGTCGAAGACTAATCAGAATCTTCCGCAAGGAACTCCGCAAGATTCTATTACATTGCAACAAGAAGCTCCAATATATCAGCATAATCAGCATCAGCAAATAACAGCGCAGACTGTGCAGACGCAAAATGTTCAACACGTTTTTGAGcaaaatcttcaaacttctggaACGAATGTTCAACATAATTCGGTGAATATGTTGCAGCAGCAAAGTTCTTGCAATACCATACATCATGATACGATGAATGTTTTACAACATTCTAGTATACAACAGAATACAATTAACGTTTTGCAACAGAACGCAACTGGTAGTGTGCAAAATATTGAGGAAAATTTGCAATCTGGTATCAATGATATTGCTCACGCGCAACAAAATGTTATAACGAATTTGCAACAACAAAATACATCTGCTATTTTGCATAACACTAGCGTACAGCAGAACGTAAATGTGCAACAGCAGAAAGTAGTTGCGGCAAATACGTTTTCGTCTGTTAATGCACAGCACTTTGAGACTCAGAATACAGCCAACACTATACAACAAGGACTCAATACACAGCAAAATAATCAGCATCAAAATATTGTTATTACAAATGCTCCTTCTAGTACTATGCAACAGCAAAATGaatctcagaaagtagaaactcAAAGTACAACAATGCTTAATTCGGCAGCTAACAATATATTAAACAATGCACCAAAAATTACACCTGAAATTTTGAATGCATTGAGTAATTTAAATCCCAACGATCAATTGTTAATTGCAAATGCAAACGGGCAAATGCAGGTGATAAGTCAACAGCTTTTGCAGCAATTTTTGGCGGGACAGTTAAATACAACTAATCAGGTACAAAATCAAAACCAAACTCAAAAGATTGTGATTGGTGAACCGGATGCAAATAATCAGAATTTGCAAGGTGTACAAATTAATACCCCTACGAGTCAAATAATTGTAAATAGTTCTGGTGGAGCTCCCACTATTcagaataatatacaaaatattgtagtgCAAGCAGCACCTTCTCAAATGCCGCAACACatacaaattcaaaattctggTTTCCCTAGTCAATTTATTGACAATTTGAATCAGCAACAAATCAGAAATTTAGGAACTACCAATCAACCAAAGAAAGCGAAAATTGTCAAAAGGACTAAaactgctgctgctgctactCAGAATACTGGAAATGCTCAG GTAACGAAAACTGTTACGGTTTCCCGCCCCACATTACTATCAACGAATGCAACTAATCTTCAGAAAGTTGATAATTCTAATAAGCCAAACACTGTGGTATCTCAGAGTACAAATCCAATTAAGAGTGAAGCTACTCAAATTGTCACAAATGGTCCTGTACTTTCGTCTTCTCCTGGGAGCCATTTATCAGTTCCTTCAAACGGTCAAATGGTTCAAAGAGTACAGACTATACAGCTTCCTGCTCAAAAGCAGCAATTACTAAAAAATATACAATCGCAGATACAAACTATATTAGCTCGAAAGTCGGGTTCACAGCCGGATCAAACTGTTTTGACAAAATTGTATCAAGAGCAAGCAAAAATTTTAGCTAGTGGAAAGATTGTTAGTACTACAACTCATTCCGTTAGTAGT ggTCCGGAAACAAATTTCAATGTGAATCCAGTCTCGACTGTAGCATCGAATTTGATTTCTCAAAATTCCTATAAGAATCAGACATCGGCTGTACAGACTCAAACTCAAACGTCTACTACTGTAGTTGCTTCACAAAATTTAAATCCAAGTACACCAGCGACCGTGCAAAATAATACGACTACTACtaattatataaataatctTACA GTATCGCAGAACGTGCAAGGACAACAACCCTGTGTACAAAGTAATCAGAATGTGCATCAAACGCACACAAAACAGCACAAAATTTATCAGAACCATGGGAATCAGATATTAAGTCCGTCCTCTGCCAGTATGCAAATCTTCTCACCACCGATTACCTCTGTAGCTACTTTGCAGAGCAACGCACAATTAACTCCAATTCAAACACAACAAACAGGGATGCAACAATCGACGCAATGTCAAACGGATCCATTGGATATCAAACCGAACATACAAATGTCGAGTCCTGTTAAGCAAGAACTTTCTTCGCCTATTCAAGTACAAGTTCAAAGTGGCTCTCCTGCAGGACAGGTAGCCTCGCCAAGAATGATTGGCAAAGGACAGCAAAGGATTCAAAGTCCAGTGAATACAAGTGGAAATTCGAACAAACAGACTGCTAGTCCTAGCAGCAACTCGAGTCCTTTAGTAAGTCCGAGACAAGGTGTAAAAAGACCTGCCTCTAGCCCGATTTGCAGACAGATTAATCGTAGTGACTT ATTAGAGCAACAATTAAAAATTGATCAAAATGGTGCGATAAATCCGGACGTGAATACGCCATTTTTGAGTAAGCGTGATGCTTGCAAACGTCTTGTAAGATATCATTGTTTAAATGAACAAGTACTTAGTTCGAAGGATTTGGCAAAAGCTGATGAGATATTTGAAGAAACAGCGAAACACTTGTTGTCGAAATTCAATTCCATGATGAATAAGTATACATACCTTCTTCTGATGGAAAGTAtg CGAGAAGTGAGGACGTCAGAGTTGATGATGATCGACAGAACTTTTGTTGCCGAAGAACAAAACATACTAAATAGGCTACGAGAACAAGAGGCTAAAGTTAACG AAGAATTTAAAAAGGAAGAAAAGCCATTGGTGCCAAAGGTTGAACCTGGTCTCGTAGAAGAAGACAAATTGTCGCCGTCTCTGACGAATGTATCTGTGAAACGTGAATTGGAAGATGACTTTCCAAACGACGAAATGGAATGTAAACCAGTGATCAAATCTGCGAGTTGTACAAGTGGTGATTACGACGAGTGGGTAGAAATTCAGAAAGAACTAG GTCGTCGAAAACTGAAAGAACACGAGCGAACGGTGAATGTCGTGCGAATTTACCAAGTGCGAGTGTTTCTGGGGTTCAGAATGCAATTGTGA